In the Hyphomonadaceae bacterium BL14 genome, one interval contains:
- the leuB gene encoding 3-isopropylmalate dehydrogenase — protein sequence MSARILLLPGDGIGPEVTRAARLCLDAAGEGCGLTLTFEDAPFGGAGIDACGDPLPPDTLAKAKASDAVFLGAVGGPAWDGGPVRPEAGLLGLRKALGLFANLRPVKVLPGLEDFSPLRAERVRGADVLIVRELTGGLYFGAREEGRERASDTCVYTAEEVSRIARVAFEAARGRSGRVTSVDKANVLATSRLWRAVVEDVAKDYPDVALDHQLVDSCAMALVTHPARFDVILTENLFGDILSDEAAVIAGSIGLLGSASLGADGPGLFEPIHGSAPDIAGQDKANPSGAIASAALLLRHGLGEVKAADAIEAALEAELRAGPLTADLGGTAGCAAFAERVADRIRREAARAA from the coding sequence ATGAGTGCGCGCATCCTGCTGCTGCCGGGCGACGGGATCGGTCCGGAAGTGACGCGGGCGGCGCGTCTGTGCCTGGATGCCGCCGGTGAGGGGTGCGGCCTGACGCTCACCTTTGAAGACGCCCCCTTCGGCGGCGCCGGGATCGATGCCTGCGGCGACCCGCTCCCGCCGGACACCCTCGCCAAAGCCAAAGCCAGCGATGCGGTATTTCTGGGCGCGGTAGGCGGCCCGGCCTGGGATGGCGGTCCGGTCCGGCCGGAAGCGGGGCTGCTGGGTTTGCGCAAGGCGCTGGGCCTGTTTGCCAATTTGCGGCCCGTCAAAGTGCTTCCCGGGCTTGAGGATTTCTCGCCCCTGCGCGCCGAACGGGTGCGCGGGGCGGATGTGCTGATCGTGCGCGAGTTGACGGGCGGGCTGTATTTCGGCGCGCGCGAAGAGGGGCGTGAGCGCGCCAGCGACACCTGCGTCTACACAGCTGAGGAAGTCAGCCGCATCGCGCGCGTGGCGTTCGAGGCGGCGCGCGGGCGCTCCGGGCGGGTCACCAGCGTGGACAAGGCCAATGTGCTGGCCACCTCGCGGCTCTGGCGGGCGGTGGTTGAGGATGTGGCGAAAGACTATCCGGACGTGGCGCTGGACCATCAACTGGTGGATTCATGCGCCATGGCGCTCGTCACCCACCCGGCGCGCTTTGATGTCATCCTGACCGAAAACCTGTTCGGCGACATCCTGTCGGACGAGGCCGCCGTGATCGCCGGCTCCATTGGCTTGCTGGGCTCGGCGAGCCTCGGTGCGGACGGGCCGGGCCTGTTCGAACCCATCCATGGCAGCGCGCCGGACATTGCCGGTCAGGACAAGGCCAACCCGTCCGGTGCCATTGCCAGCGCAGCGCTGCTCCTGCGTCACGGGCTGGGCGAGGTGAAGGCGGCTGACGCGATAGAGGCGGCACTGGAGGCCGAGCTGCGTGCTGGTCCGCTGACGGCGGATCTCGGCGGAACGGCGGGGTGTGCAGCGTTTGCGGAACGGGTTGCGGACCGGATCAGGCGGGAGGCGGCGCGGGCGGCTTGA